A stretch of Rhizobium glycinendophyticum DNA encodes these proteins:
- the cysQ gene encoding 3'(2'),5'-bisphosphate nucleotidase CysQ encodes MTEILKLFEQTALSVGGIILDIYRAGPDVRLKGDKTPVTEADEAAERIILSALARDLPEIPVVAEEEAAAGRLPDISAGRFILVDPLDGTREFIGGHDDFTVNIALVENGEPIAGVVYAPALGTAYLGAEGKAERLAVGASFEVSERRPIRTRLRPPAPCALISRSHNSEATIAFIEEASIPERRAVGSSLKFCLLAEGNADVYPRFGRTMEWDTAAGDAVLRAAGGITATTNGAPLTYGKREQDDAPFANPNFIAWADPHKRG; translated from the coding sequence ATGACGGAAATCTTGAAGCTGTTTGAACAGACAGCGCTTTCCGTTGGAGGCATCATTCTCGATATCTACCGCGCAGGACCCGACGTCCGCCTGAAGGGCGACAAGACGCCGGTGACGGAGGCAGACGAGGCCGCAGAACGCATCATTCTCTCAGCGCTTGCAAGGGATCTGCCCGAAATTCCGGTTGTGGCCGAGGAAGAAGCGGCGGCGGGACGGCTCCCCGACATTTCCGCTGGTCGTTTCATCCTTGTCGATCCGCTCGACGGCACGCGCGAATTCATCGGCGGACATGACGATTTCACCGTCAATATTGCACTCGTCGAGAACGGCGAGCCCATCGCAGGCGTCGTCTATGCCCCGGCTCTCGGCACCGCCTATCTGGGCGCCGAAGGCAAGGCAGAACGTCTGGCTGTCGGCGCAAGTTTCGAGGTCAGCGAACGCCGACCGATCCGCACGCGTCTGCGCCCGCCGGCTCCGTGCGCTCTGATCAGCCGCTCGCACAACAGCGAAGCGACCATTGCCTTCATTGAGGAGGCCAGCATTCCCGAAAGGCGTGCCGTAGGCTCGTCGCTTAAATTCTGCCTGCTGGCGGAAGGCAATGCTGATGTCTATCCGCGCTTCGGCCGCACCATGGAATGGGACACCGCAGCCGGCGATGCCGTTTTGCGGGCAGCAGGCGGTATCACCGCCACGACCAATGGGGCGCCGCTCACCTATGGCAAGCGCGAACAGGACGATGCGCCCTTTGCCAATCCCAACTTCATTGCCTGGGCAGACCCGCACAAGCGGGGATGA